A portion of the Luxibacter massiliensis genome contains these proteins:
- a CDS encoding sugar phosphate isomerase/epimerase family protein, giving the protein MIKLGIMQGRFTDKGGFYPQQFPWNNWQKEFETAKEAKIEYIEWMFNYDNFFQNPLWHKDGKEKIIRCQSETGISVISVCANYFMVNGLFKEDFLDNDSYSILETLMKNIREIGAKILVLPIFEKNLPTHLDPQKIVKQLKNIEILAENQKVRIALESDWDANLYNQLLSELNSDYIGICYDLGNASGNRKNILKELTLLEGKIIEIHIKDKPINGNTVMLGQGDVDFKACINQFRQMAFTGPFILESYYGEHAVLDTLHNINYVRRLYKGA; this is encoded by the coding sequence ATGATTAAATTAGGTATTATGCAAGGAAGGTTTACAGATAAAGGAGGCTTTTACCCTCAGCAATTCCCCTGGAATAACTGGCAAAAAGAGTTTGAAACTGCAAAAGAAGCGAAAATAGAGTATATAGAATGGATGTTTAATTATGATAATTTTTTTCAGAATCCGTTGTGGCATAAAGATGGGAAAGAAAAAATTATCAGGTGTCAGTCTGAAACAGGTATATCTGTTATTTCTGTATGTGCTAATTATTTTATGGTAAATGGACTGTTTAAAGAGGACTTTTTAGATAATGATTCGTATTCTATACTTGAAACATTAATGAAAAATATCAGGGAAATTGGTGCCAAAATATTAGTATTACCTATTTTTGAAAAAAATCTTCCCACTCATTTAGACCCCCAAAAAATAGTAAAACAATTAAAAAATATTGAGATATTGGCTGAAAACCAAAAGGTCAGAATTGCCCTGGAAAGTGACTGGGACGCAAACTTATATAACCAATTACTTTCTGAATTAAATTCTGATTATATAGGCATATGTTATGATCTGGGAAATGCATCAGGCAACAGGAAAAATATTCTAAAAGAATTAACATTACTAGAAGGTAAAATTATTGAAATTCACATAAAGGATAAACCCATAAATGGCAATACTGTAATGCTGGGCCAAGGAGATGTCGATTTCAAGGCCTGCATAAATCAGTTTAGACAAATGGCATTTACCGGACCATTTATTTTAGAATCATATTATGGAGAGCATGCTGTTTTGGATACTCTTCATAATATCAACTATGTCAGAAGACTATATAAAGGAGCTTAA
- a CDS encoding SIS domain-containing protein — MIKLVIFDIDGVLTDGAMIVDASGKEQKRINLKDIDAIFALKKEGYMIAAVTGENTEIVTYFENRFPWDYFYKGIKKKKEAIEEIIQKSGHSIKNTCFIGDGKYDVDAIRLVGLGVCPADAVTDARVAADIILHNTGGNGCVWELAEILKRLKNKDSEYQYFYEHLYDHMCIFKNIVSDYKLVEKVMQAGKELTKILSGKGQLFLCGNGGSAADAQHIATEFVSRFYKERPGMNAEALTVNTSTLTAVGNDYSFERIFVRQLEAKANAGDMLIGISTSGRSKNVIEGLKYAKEKGIKTVILMGEHHTPELKDFVDYIIKVPSKDTPRIQEAHIFIGHLLAEYVEEELFNRGIYND, encoded by the coding sequence ATGATAAAGTTAGTGATATTTGATATAGATGGGGTGCTGACTGATGGAGCAATGATTGTAGACGCATCAGGGAAAGAACAAAAACGTATTAATTTAAAGGATATTGATGCTATATTTGCTCTGAAAAAAGAAGGATATATGATTGCTGCCGTAACAGGTGAAAATACAGAAATAGTTACTTATTTTGAAAACAGATTTCCCTGGGATTATTTTTATAAGGGCATTAAGAAAAAGAAAGAAGCTATTGAAGAAATCATACAGAAGTCTGGTCATTCTATAAAAAACACGTGTTTCATAGGTGATGGAAAATATGATGTTGATGCAATCCGCTTGGTTGGATTAGGTGTTTGCCCGGCGGACGCTGTAACAGATGCCAGAGTAGCTGCGGATATCATTCTGCATAATACCGGCGGAAATGGCTGCGTATGGGAATTAGCAGAAATTTTAAAGCGTCTCAAAAATAAAGATAGCGAATATCAATACTTTTATGAGCATTTATATGATCATATGTGTATCTTTAAGAATATCGTTTCTGATTATAAACTTGTAGAAAAGGTAATGCAGGCAGGTAAAGAGTTGACTAAAATTTTGTCAGGAAAGGGACAGCTGTTTTTATGCGGCAACGGAGGCAGTGCGGCTGATGCACAACATATAGCGACAGAATTCGTGAGTAGATTTTATAAAGAACGTCCTGGCATGAATGCAGAAGCTTTGACTGTCAATACATCTACCCTTACGGCAGTGGGAAATGATTATAGCTTCGAAAGAATTTTTGTGCGCCAGCTTGAGGCGAAAGCGAACGCTGGTGACATGCTTATTGGTATTTCCACAAGTGGCCGTTCAAAAAATGTTATAGAAGGTCTGAAATATGCGAAAGAAAAAGGCATAAAAACAGTTATCTTGATGGGAGAACACCACACGCCTGAATTAAAAGATTTTGTTGATTATATTATTAAAGTTCCAAGCAAAGATACGCCACGTATACAAGAAGCACATATATTTATTGGTCATTTACTTGCAGAATATGTGGAAGAAGAACTTTTTAACAGAGGAATATATAATGATTAA
- a CDS encoding N-acetylneuraminate synthase family protein — MKTFIIAEIGINHNGDMTLAKRLIDVAVVAGCDAVKFQKRTIDKVYTQEYLAQPRQSPWGTTQREQKEGLEFNKKDYDEIDSYCKERNIAWYASAWDVDSQKFLQQYDCKYNKVASAMLTNSGLLEEIAKEKKYTFIATGMSSYEEIDYAIEIFRKYNCPFELMHCNSTYPMPIEDANLKLIGVLANKYQCKVGYSGHEAGTLVSTCAVAMGATSIERHITLDRTMYGSDQKASIEPYELCSLVKDIRDTEKIMGNGEKVLTDAEKAVKAKLRG; from the coding sequence ATGAAAACATTTATTATTGCAGAAATAGGAATCAACCATAACGGAGATATGACACTGGCAAAACGTTTAATTGATGTGGCGGTTGTAGCTGGCTGTGATGCTGTAAAATTTCAGAAAAGAACAATAGATAAGGTATATACACAGGAATATCTTGCCCAGCCAAGGCAAAGTCCCTGGGGTACTACGCAAAGAGAACAAAAGGAAGGACTTGAATTTAACAAGAAAGATTACGATGAAATTGACAGCTATTGTAAAGAAAGAAATATTGCATGGTATGCTTCTGCATGGGATGTAGACTCTCAGAAATTCTTACAACAATATGACTGTAAATATAATAAAGTTGCCTCTGCCATGCTGACGAACAGTGGACTGCTGGAAGAAATTGCGAAAGAGAAAAAGTATACCTTTATTGCCACTGGAATGAGCAGTTACGAGGAGATTGACTATGCAATTGAAATATTTAGGAAATACAATTGTCCCTTTGAGCTTATGCACTGTAACAGCACTTATCCAATGCCTATAGAAGATGCTAATTTGAAACTAATAGGTGTACTGGCCAATAAATATCAGTGTAAGGTTGGCTACAGTGGGCATGAGGCAGGCACGCTGGTCAGCACCTGCGCCGTCGCCATGGGCGCTACCTCTATAGAAAGACATATTACGTTAGACCGAACTATGTACGGCTCTGACCAGAAAGCATCTATCGAGCCTTATGAGCTGTGTTCTCTCGTAAAGGATATACGGGATACAGAGAAAATAATGGGGAATGGTGAAAAAGTATTAACAGACGCAGAAAAGGCAGTAAAAGCTAAACTGAGAGGTTAG
- the rfbH gene encoding lipopolysaccharide biosynthesis protein RfbH, whose product MLRDKTEQEARKEILDMVAGYCRLYHKNKEYKKGDRIPYASRVYDEEEMVNLVDSSLEFWLTAGRYTQKFEEKFAKYLGVRFCSLVNSGSSANLNAFMALTSPLLGDRRVCRGDEVITVAAGFPTTVAPIIQYGAVPVFVDVTIPQYNIDVNQLEEAYSDRTKAVMIAHTLGNPFDLAAVKAFCHKYNLWLVEDNCDALGSKYILDGEEFFTGTVGDIGTSSFYPPHHMTMGEGGAVYTDNPLLHKCIRSFRDWGRDCICPSGQDNLCGHRFDKQYGELPLGYDHKYVYSHFGYNLKATDMQAAIGCAQLEKFPAFVEKRRHNFTRLMAGLKGLEDKLILPEACENSLPSWFGFLVTCKEGTERNKVVQYIEKHGVQTRMLFAGNLIKHPCFDEMRSAGEGYRIIGTLENTDRIMNDTFWVGVYPGMTDEMVDDMAEVIRDAVS is encoded by the coding sequence ATGTTGCGAGACAAGACAGAACAGGAAGCAAGGAAGGAAATCCTTGATATGGTAGCAGGCTACTGCCGTCTTTACCATAAAAATAAAGAGTACAAGAAGGGGGACCGGATCCCCTATGCGTCCAGGGTGTATGACGAGGAGGAAATGGTAAATTTAGTGGACAGCTCCCTGGAATTTTGGCTGACAGCAGGCCGCTATACACAAAAATTTGAGGAGAAGTTCGCCAAATACCTGGGGGTACGTTTTTGTTCCCTGGTAAATTCTGGGTCCTCCGCCAACTTAAACGCCTTTATGGCACTGACATCCCCCCTCCTGGGTGACAGACGGGTATGCAGGGGGGATGAGGTCATCACAGTGGCGGCCGGCTTCCCTACTACAGTGGCTCCAATCATCCAATACGGGGCCGTCCCTGTATTTGTGGATGTGACAATCCCCCAGTACAACATAGATGTAAACCAGCTTGAAGAAGCTTATTCAGATAGGACAAAGGCGGTGATGATCGCCCATACACTCGGGAACCCTTTTGACCTGGCAGCAGTAAAAGCTTTCTGCCACAAATACAACCTGTGGCTCGTGGAAGATAACTGCGATGCCCTGGGTTCAAAATATATACTGGATGGGGAAGAATTCTTTACTGGCACTGTCGGGGATATCGGCACTTCCAGCTTCTACCCGCCCCATCACATGACCATGGGCGAGGGGGGCGCGGTATATACGGACAACCCCCTGCTCCATAAGTGCATCCGTTCCTTCCGGGACTGGGGCAGGGACTGCATCTGCCCTTCCGGGCAGGACAACCTATGTGGGCACAGGTTTGACAAGCAGTACGGGGAACTGCCCCTGGGATATGACCATAAGTATGTGTATTCCCATTTTGGCTACAACCTGAAAGCCACGGACATGCAGGCAGCCATTGGCTGTGCCCAGCTTGAGAAATTCCCTGCCTTTGTTGAGAAAAGGCGCCATAATTTTACACGTCTGATGGCCGGACTTAAAGGCCTGGAAGACAAACTGATACTGCCAGAGGCATGTGAGAACTCCCTGCCGAGCTGGTTTGGTTTCCTAGTGACCTGTAAGGAGGGGACGGAAAGAAATAAAGTGGTACAGTATATAGAAAAACATGGTGTACAGACCAGGATGTTGTTTGCTGGGAACCTGATAAAGCACCCATGTTTTGATGAGATGAGGTCTGCAGGGGAAGGATACCGGATAATCGGGACACTGGAAAATACGGACAGGATCATGAATGATACATTCTGGGTAGGGGTATATCCAGGAATGACGGATGAAATGGTCGATGATATGGCAGAAGTCATCAGAGATGCCGTCTCCTGA
- a CDS encoding Rossmann-fold NAD(P)-binding domain-containing protein, with product MIIQKQCQDSKFSGFYNVGPDDCGCVTTGELVDMFCTAWGDGLAWESRSDGGPHEAGFLKLDCSKIKGHLGWRPAWDVRQAVENTVEWSKDYIAGKDVAACMDRQIISFLSAR from the coding sequence GTGATTATACAAAAACAGTGCCAGGACAGCAAATTTTCGGGATTTTACAACGTCGGCCCGGACGACTGCGGCTGTGTCACCACAGGGGAGTTGGTGGACATGTTCTGCACTGCCTGGGGGGATGGACTGGCCTGGGAAAGCCGTTCTGACGGCGGTCCCCATGAAGCTGGGTTCTTGAAGCTGGACTGCTCAAAAATCAAGGGGCACTTAGGGTGGAGGCCAGCCTGGGATGTAAGGCAGGCAGTGGAAAACACTGTAGAGTGGTCTAAGGATTATATAGCTGGAAAAGATGTAGCTGCCTGTATGGATAGGCAGATTATATCTTTTCTTTCAGCGAGATAA
- a CDS encoding RNA-binding domain-containing protein, protein MIFQESETIELKETVVDDIKKEIIAFANCGGGTLYIGVTDCGEVVGVSHVDETMLQISNMVRDAIKPDITMFIHYNVVSEDGLQIIQIDIQRGTERPYYIAKKGLRPEGVYVRQGTSSVPATDAAIRRMIKETDGDSFEAMRSLDQELTFHVTRKEFECRQIAFAKQQMQTLKILNSDGIYTNLGLLLSEQCIHTIKVAVFEGEDQNIFKDRREFTGSLMQQLNEVYGYVDMHNQIRATFDKLLRIDTRDYPEIAIREALLNLLVHRDYSFRASALISIYTDRIEFVSVGGLLPGISLDDIMMGISVCRNQNLANVFYRLQLIEAYGTGMRKIMGAYKNYKMQPLIESTSNAFKIILPNINRGEEKEKNSFLDDSENKVLQFTKKHGSITRSDAEKQLGVSASTASRVLKRIAEKGLLLQQGKGKSTKYIIPM, encoded by the coding sequence ATGATTTTTCAGGAAAGTGAGACTATAGAATTAAAAGAAACTGTAGTAGATGACATTAAGAAAGAGATAATTGCCTTTGCAAACTGCGGGGGAGGGACTTTATATATCGGTGTCACAGACTGTGGTGAAGTGGTAGGTGTAAGCCATGTTGACGAAACTATGCTTCAGATTAGTAATATGGTAAGAGATGCCATTAAGCCGGATATTACAATGTTTATTCATTATAATGTGGTTTCTGAGGATGGACTGCAGATTATCCAGATAGACATACAGCGTGGGACAGAAAGGCCATATTATATTGCTAAAAAGGGACTGAGGCCAGAGGGGGTTTATGTCCGTCAAGGGACATCTTCTGTCCCGGCAACAGATGCGGCTATCCGCCGTATGATTAAGGAAACAGATGGGGATAGTTTCGAGGCAATGCGTTCTTTAGATCAGGAGCTGACCTTTCATGTGACCAGAAAAGAGTTTGAATGTAGGCAGATAGCTTTTGCAAAGCAGCAGATGCAAACATTAAAAATATTAAATTCGGATGGTATATATACCAATCTTGGCCTATTATTGTCAGAGCAATGTATACACACAATTAAAGTGGCAGTTTTTGAGGGGGAAGATCAAAATATATTCAAGGACCGCCGAGAATTTACTGGTTCACTGATGCAGCAGCTGAATGAAGTTTATGGTTATGTGGATATGCATAATCAAATCCGCGCCACTTTTGATAAGTTACTGCGTATTGATACCAGAGACTATCCAGAAATAGCTATTCGGGAGGCGCTGCTGAATTTATTGGTGCACCGTGACTATTCTTTCCGTGCAAGTGCATTGATAAGTATATATACAGATCGAATAGAATTTGTCTCTGTAGGAGGACTTCTGCCGGGCATCTCACTGGATGATATTATGATGGGAATTTCTGTGTGCCGGAACCAAAATTTAGCCAATGTTTTTTACCGGTTACAGCTAATTGAAGCCTATGGGACGGGTATGCGTAAAATCATGGGGGCGTACAAAAATTATAAAATGCAGCCATTGATTGAGAGCACCAGTAATGCTTTTAAAATTATTCTGCCAAATATAAACAGAGGTGAAGAGAAAGAAAAGAATAGTTTTTTAGATGATAGTGAAAATAAAGTACTGCAGTTTACAAAAAAGCATGGCAGTATCACGCGCAGTGATGCGGAAAAGCAGCTGGGAGTCAGTGCTTCTACCGCATCACGTGTATTAAAGCGCATTGCTGAAAAAGGATTACTATTGCAGCAGGGAAAAGGAAAAAGTACAAAATATATTATACCGATGTAA
- a CDS encoding amidohydrolase — MEDIYYNGKIITMEDADGTQAMLNAPEAVFVKDGIIHAVGTLEEIKQAASPRAKYIDLQGKCMMPAFIDSHSHICMTGQLALCASLSDCTSYGEIVQALKQYIAANNIKQNGAVIGFGYDHNFLREEGHPDKQILDQVSTEIPIFILHISAHLACANSKALELANIDANTPNPEGGVIGRLPDGKEPSGYLEETGMSLVQKAVMGRVKINVSAVMAGMQETYIKNGITTVQEGAASKSNIETLHAMSLADRLKIDVVAYPLMSDGGSEIIGKYKSLNRKYKNRLKIGGYKLVLDGSPQGRSAWMSTPYLGGEPDYCGYPWMPDEQVEQFVEQAISEGQQLLAHCNGDAASEQFLNAYEKALIKTGSSEDLRPVMIHCQTVQNDQLSRMSKLHMIASIFIGHVWYWGDVHLKNFGPGRGNHISPVKDAMDRGVLVNFHQDTPVTKPDMLHSVWCAVNRISRNGTHIGDEQKISVYDALKAVTLNAAYEYFEENSKGSIKTGKRADLVILDDSPLEKDPLKIKDITVLNTIKDGSIIYTLKDAP, encoded by the coding sequence ATGGAAGATATTTATTATAATGGCAAAATTATCACGATGGAGGATGCTGATGGTACACAGGCCATGTTAAATGCACCTGAAGCGGTCTTTGTTAAAGATGGAATTATCCACGCTGTGGGAACACTTGAAGAAATAAAGCAGGCGGCCTCGCCGCGTGCAAAGTATATTGACTTACAGGGAAAATGCATGATGCCTGCTTTTATCGATTCCCACAGCCATATATGTATGACTGGACAGTTGGCCTTGTGCGCCTCTCTTAGTGACTGTACTTCATACGGTGAAATTGTACAGGCATTAAAACAGTATATTGCCGCCAATAACATTAAACAAAATGGGGCCGTCATAGGATTTGGCTATGACCATAATTTTTTACGGGAGGAGGGACATCCAGATAAGCAGATCCTGGATCAAGTAAGTACAGAAATCCCTATTTTTATTCTTCATATCTCTGCCCATTTGGCCTGTGCCAATAGTAAAGCCCTGGAGCTGGCGAATATAGATGCCAATACGCCAAATCCGGAAGGGGGAGTTATTGGCCGTCTCCCTGATGGCAAGGAACCCAGCGGTTACTTGGAGGAAACTGGCATGAGCCTGGTACAAAAGGCTGTCATGGGGCGTGTAAAAATTAATGTAAGCGCAGTCATGGCCGGTATGCAGGAAACTTATATTAAGAATGGCATCACGACCGTACAGGAGGGCGCTGCCTCAAAGAGCAATATAGAAACACTGCATGCCATGTCCCTGGCTGACAGACTAAAAATAGATGTTGTTGCATATCCTTTGATGTCCGATGGGGGCAGTGAAATCATAGGGAAATATAAGTCTTTAAACAGAAAGTACAAAAACCGCCTGAAAATTGGCGGTTATAAGCTGGTTTTGGATGGTTCGCCACAAGGCCGTTCCGCATGGATGTCAACTCCCTATTTGGGCGGTGAACCTGACTACTGCGGCTACCCCTGGATGCCGGATGAACAAGTGGAACAGTTTGTGGAACAGGCAATATCAGAAGGCCAACAGTTACTTGCCCACTGCAATGGGGATGCAGCCAGTGAACAATTCCTTAATGCTTATGAAAAGGCCCTCATCAAGACCGGAAGCTCAGAAGATCTCCGTCCGGTTATGATTCACTGCCAGACAGTCCAAAATGACCAACTCTCACGGATGTCTAAACTCCATATGATTGCATCCATTTTTATCGGGCATGTCTGGTATTGGGGCGATGTACACCTGAAAAACTTTGGCCCAGGCCGGGGAAACCATATCAGTCCTGTAAAAGATGCCATGGACAGGGGTGTTTTAGTAAACTTCCATCAAGATACGCCTGTGACAAAGCCAGATATGCTCCACTCCGTCTGGTGTGCTGTGAACCGTATCAGCAGGAATGGCACGCATATTGGAGATGAACAAAAAATCAGTGTCTATGATGCCCTGAAGGCTGTCACCCTAAATGCAGCTTACGAGTATTTTGAGGAGAACAGTAAGGGGAGTATCAAAACAGGAAAGCGCGCAGATTTAGTCATACTTGACGACTCCCCTCTGGAAAAAGATCCTTTAAAGATTAAAGATATTACTGTGCTTAATACGATAAAGGACGGCAGCATAATTTATACCCTAAAGGACGCCCCTTAA
- a CDS encoding sodium/glutamate symporter: MSFMMAFGWASVMLGLGVLLRAKIGFLRNMLVPASVIAGILGIIFMNAALNIGIDVGTDFHMFTDIVNHLFTVSFISITLTTTPKNETNNAKNTIRGAVGLGLVWCLLYALTPIAATAAIALSGESVGMDSMYGMLIQFAFCQGPGQSAAYGAIFEQYGWDHAATVAVTFAAIGFIAAFLVGVPSAKLGIKRGIAKNCGNINQTILKGYLRQEEQTDYMVKDTTCSSNIETLAFHFVLIGICYVLAVAISKVLSLIPGFLGTSMSSMMFMNGMYAAYIVKWIMKKMKIGFLQDNTLQNKITGWTADYLVVCAFMAVSVRLISQWLMPIVLVSAITTIITFVVCFYFGQRFGGSNDFERTLGLYGTCTGTVPSGIALVRIVDPGFRTSTSVELGACNLIMIASTPVYLIILALASGTIGMYTAIGALTLCVILYLVILKLTKTWGGKTYSWK; the protein is encoded by the coding sequence ATGAGTTTTATGATGGCATTTGGGTGGGCAAGTGTGATGTTAGGGTTAGGGGTGCTTTTAAGGGCCAAAATTGGTTTTTTACGCAATATGCTTGTACCGGCCAGCGTAATTGCTGGAATACTCGGTATTATTTTTATGAATGCTGCATTGAATATAGGCATCGATGTAGGGACAGACTTTCATATGTTTACAGACATAGTCAACCATCTGTTTACAGTTTCATTTATTTCCATCACATTAACTACTACTCCTAAAAATGAGACAAATAACGCTAAAAATACCATTCGGGGCGCAGTGGGCCTGGGCCTGGTCTGGTGCCTTCTATATGCCCTGACACCTATTGCTGCCACAGCTGCAATAGCACTGTCAGGAGAGAGCGTGGGTATGGATAGTATGTATGGGATGCTGATTCAGTTTGCCTTTTGCCAAGGCCCAGGACAATCAGCGGCCTATGGGGCAATTTTTGAACAGTATGGATGGGATCATGCTGCAACTGTGGCTGTTACTTTCGCTGCTATCGGGTTTATCGCAGCATTTCTTGTTGGGGTTCCATCTGCTAAGCTGGGAATCAAGCGTGGCATTGCCAAAAATTGCGGAAACATAAATCAAACAATTTTAAAGGGATATCTGCGCCAAGAGGAACAGACAGATTATATGGTAAAAGATACAACCTGCAGCAGCAATATTGAAACCCTGGCATTTCATTTTGTATTGATTGGCATCTGTTATGTATTGGCAGTTGCTATCAGTAAAGTCCTGTCTCTGATACCTGGTTTTTTAGGTACATCTATGAGCAGTATGATGTTTATGAACGGAATGTATGCAGCATATATTGTCAAATGGATCATGAAAAAAATGAAAATTGGTTTTCTGCAGGATAATACTCTCCAGAACAAAATTACCGGCTGGACTGCTGATTATCTGGTTGTATGTGCCTTTATGGCTGTTTCTGTCCGGCTTATCAGCCAATGGCTGATGCCTATCGTGCTAGTCTCTGCCATAACTACTATCATCACTTTCGTGGTCTGCTTCTATTTTGGCCAGCGTTTCGGGGGCAGCAATGATTTCGAACGTACTTTAGGTTTATATGGTACATGCACAGGAACCGTGCCCAGCGGGATCGCCCTGGTGAGAATTGTCGACCCTGGCTTTCGGACATCCACAAGTGTTGAGCTTGGAGCCTGCAATCTGATTATGATTGCCAGCACTCCTGTATATCTTATTATTTTAGCGTTAGCGTCAGGCACAATCGGCATGTATACGGCTATAGGGGCACTGACATTATGTGTGATTCTTTATCTTGTTATCTTGAAACTGACAAAAACATGGGGCGGTAAAACGTATAGTTGGAAATAA
- a CDS encoding helix-turn-helix domain-containing protein produces the protein MNFGKVLQALMNKAEIKNAVLAEALQYDVSYISKWISGKALPSEKSIDSLCRQIIHAILQNQPPCVADILCKEYHLGQTDNMQEELADMLLKAYTKDKEIRSPRAKEILVLPVITDIELVHSLQVLTQKPQEEMNLIAVVDLFALQNESRLFLSGIEQGHFSFRQAMPGVHFSMVISIDETEFYSRDIVYDCISLIHMLTGLSQLDFALYSAPYASGKFIFSADNDFYVSAVHLGLDRQWFTYTKNASPESASQIYASLQSRLSVDQLVFRKTAFHDMLNNHEYIQSIISTDIRWLLGHATEIFLPDDLFEELLLKIPSKYTGSAALMRQAHSLTQNLLNTGSHISIMIYTSAFYNLALSGELDFFNIPIILSLKQRLRYMEFMELFVQKHKNTGNLKLVEEGFSTDFKYITNPCLFLSDSLGYLRLENDSYRNNILIINSTSISTLFCRFYDCIWKNRPDVVISEPAVIMGKLRHYVNTVRLLLHAEKE, from the coding sequence ATGAATTTTGGCAAGGTTCTGCAGGCATTAATGAACAAAGCAGAGATTAAAAACGCCGTGCTGGCAGAGGCCTTGCAGTATGACGTTTCTTATATCAGCAAATGGATCAGCGGAAAGGCTCTGCCGTCAGAAAAAAGTATTGATTCCCTGTGCCGGCAAATTATACACGCCATTTTACAAAATCAGCCGCCCTGTGTAGCAGATATATTATGTAAAGAATACCACCTGGGGCAGACTGATAATATGCAGGAAGAATTAGCTGATATGCTACTAAAGGCTTATACGAAAGATAAAGAAATACGTTCCCCTAGAGCAAAGGAAATATTGGTTCTCCCGGTTATAACAGATATTGAACTGGTACATTCTTTACAAGTATTAACCCAGAAACCTCAGGAAGAAATGAATCTCATAGCTGTAGTTGATCTATTTGCTTTGCAGAATGAAAGCCGTCTGTTCCTATCAGGTATTGAACAAGGACATTTTTCATTTCGCCAGGCTATGCCTGGAGTACATTTTTCTATGGTTATTTCTATTGATGAGACAGAGTTTTATAGCCGTGATATTGTATATGACTGTATTTCTCTTATTCACATGCTGACGGGCCTGTCCCAGTTAGATTTCGCATTATACAGTGCCCCTTATGCCTCGGGGAAATTTATCTTTTCAGCGGACAATGATTTTTATGTCAGTGCTGTCCATCTGGGATTGGACAGACAATGGTTCACATATACCAAGAATGCTTCCCCTGAGTCGGCATCTCAAATCTATGCTTCTCTTCAGTCCAGGCTTAGTGTGGATCAGCTTGTGTTTAGAAAAACGGCCTTCCATGATATGCTTAATAACCATGAGTATATACAATCTATCATATCTACCGATATCCGCTGGCTGTTGGGCCATGCCACTGAAATATTTCTTCCAGACGATTTATTTGAAGAACTGCTTCTTAAAATCCCATCCAAATACACTGGATCTGCGGCATTGATGCGCCAGGCCCACAGTCTCACCCAGAATTTACTTAATACTGGCAGCCACATATCTATTATGATTTATACCTCGGCCTTTTATAACTTGGCACTTTCAGGTGAACTTGATTTTTTTAATATTCCAATTATACTTTCATTAAAACAGAGGCTGCGCTATATGGAGTTTATGGAATTATTCGTACAAAAGCATAAAAATACAGGGAATTTAAAGCTGGTTGAGGAAGGCTTCAGTACAGATTTCAAGTATATTACCAACCCCTGCCTATTTTTATCTGACAGCCTAGGCTATCTTCGCCTGGAAAATGATAGCTACAGAAACAACATTTTGATTATAAACAGTACTTCTATATCTACATTATTCTGCCGGTTCTATGATTGTATCTGGAAAAACCGGCCTGACGTAGTTATCAGTGAGCCTGCCGTCATTATGGGAAAACTCAGGCATTATGTAAACACTGTGCGGCTGCTGCTGCATGCAGAAAAAGAATGA